The genome window AGCTTGGCCTGCATCGGCAGAGGCATATCCCCGATTTCGTCCAGAAAAAGTGTTCCTCCGTCGGCAATCTGGAAAAGTCCCTTTCTGTCGCCGGTGGCCCCCGTGAAAGCCCCTTTTACATGACCGAAAAGTTCACTTTCCAGAAGCGTCTCTGCCAGACCTGCACAATTGATCGGACAGAAAGGTCCGTCCTTCCGACGCGAATTTTCGTGAAGAGCTCTCGCGGTCAGTTCCTTGCCTGTACCGGATTCCCCTTCAATCAGCACACTCAAATCCGTGGGGGCAACGCGGCGAAGGATGCGATAGACACTCTGCATCAGAGGGCTCCGGCTGTGCACGCCGGGGAAGACAAAATCATCGACTACTTTTGTCTGCAGGATACCGGGGACGGCCTGCTCGACCAGAGTCCGCAGCTGCTCAGGAGGCACCGGTTTAGCCAGATAATCCCAAGCCCCCCGCCGCATGGCCTGTTTGCAAGTCTCAATCGTAGGAGAAGAAGAGGTAATGACAACCGGAACAGCAGCGCGACGGACCTTAACCGCTTCCAGAAGAACAAAACCATCCGTCCCCCCGTTGAGGTTCAAATCGCAAATCACCAAACAAAGCCCCTCATTTTGGAGAGCATCAAGGGCTTGCCGGGTCGTCTGTACCCAGAGGACCTGAATGGAATCCAAAAAGAGCTCTTCCAGCACCTCCACATGCTGGCGCTCCTCATCGGCAACCAAAATCACCGGCTTTTTGCCCATCGTGCATCCGGAAAAACTACTTTTTTCTTTTTTTCCGCGTCGATTCCTCTGCAGTCTTTTCGGGCGCCGGAAGGTGTCCTTTAGGGGGTTGTCCGCCAATCACCCGGACATTTCGAGCCTGAAGCCCCTTGGGAGTCCGGACCCACTCATATTCCACGAGCTGGTCATGAACCAGACGCCGATATCCTTCCTGCAGGATAGCGGTATAATGGACAAATACATCCTGCCCGTCCGGTCCGAAAATAAATCCAAATCCCTTGACAGGATCAAACCATTTCACTGTCCCTGTCATCCTTATCCCTCCCTCTGCGAACGCCAAGAGGTTTTTTCGTCATTTCGCCCACTCTGCCGCCGCGCTGTTCATAGGTGCATTGTCACCCCTTCCCGCTGCGGCAGGACTTCACCGAATTTATTTCTTCTCGCTGATTCCCTTCTCCTGCAGGACAGCTTTCCGACTGAGCTTAAAACGCCCCTGTTCATCGATGGAAATCAGTTTTACATCAATGGTATCACCGACCTTGCAGACATCCTGGACATTTTTGACATATCCGTCCGACAATTCGCTGATATGACATAGTCCTTCCACGCCCGGGGTAATTTCCACAAACACACCGAAATCCTTGGCGGCCACAACTTTGGCATTCCGGTAAATCCGCCCGACCTGCGGCGGCGTGGTCATCGCTTCAATGATATCCCGTGCGACCAAATGCCCGTCTCCGCCGACACAGCTGATGGAAATCGTCCCGTCTTCTTCAATTTCAATCAAAGAGCCCGTCTGCTCCTGAATGCTCTTGACCATCTTGCCGGAAGGACCAATTACTTTGCCGATGTATTCCGGGTCAATCTTAATGGTAATAATCTTCGGGGCATAAGGACTCAGAGCCGGACGCGGTTTCTCAATGGTCTGCTTCATAATTTCCAGAATCTGCAGACGTGCCTGGCGAGCCCGCTCCATGGCCGCCACCATAATCTCGTGAGGAAGTCCTTCGGCCTTGATATCCAGCTGAATGGCGGTAATTCCCGTATCCGTGCCGGCAATCTTAAAATCCATATCGCCGTAATGGTCTTCGTCCCCGATAATATCAGTCAGCAGTTCATACCGGCTTCCTTCCGTAACCAGCCCAATGGAGATGCCCGCCACCGGCTTCAGAATGGGAACGCCCGCATCCATCAGAGCCAGTGTACCTCCGCAAACGGAGGCCATTGAACTGGAACCGTTGGACTCCGTAATGTCCGAAACGATTTTAATGGTATAGGGAAAATCTTCTTCTTTGGGTTTGACCTGTTCGAGGGCCTTCTCCGCCAGGGCACCATGCCCGATTTCGCGACGGCTGGGACCGCGAACCGGACGCACTTCTCCCACACAAAACGGCGGGAAATTGTAATGCAGCATAAAACTCTGGGCATATTCCTCCGTCAGGCCGTCAATCGTCTGCTCATCCCGGCCTGTACCAAGCGTGCAGGTTACCAACGCCTGGGTCTCCCCGCGGGTAAAGAGCGCAGAACCGTGGGAACGGGGCAGAAGACCCACCTGACAGGAAATCGGACGCAGCTCCGTGAACCGGCGCCCGTCGGGACGTTTGCCTTCGAGAAGGAGTTTGCGAACCTCCGTCCGCTGGACCTTCTCGAGAATACGCTTTACGTCCCGAAGCGTCGCCCTGGGCTCAGCATTTTCAGGCACCACGTACTCCGCTACAATCTGCTCGGCAATCTGCTCAAGAGCCAGCTTCCGCTCACTCTTGCCGTGAATCTGGTAGGCCTGACGATAAGCCGTCGAGGTCTTTTCCGTAATCTCCGCTACAAGCTGCGGATCAAGCTCGGATACTGTCATTTCCTTTTCCTGACCGCATCGGGCAGCCAGTTCATCAATCAGGTCGCACACCTGTCGGACAACCTGATGCGCCTGGGCAATTGCATCGGCAGCCTGTTCTTCGGGAATCTGTTTGGCATCGACTTCGATCATATTGACGGCTTCGCGTCGGCCGGCCAAAACCAAATTAAAATCACTTTTTTCCCGTTCATCATACGTGGGGAAAAAGATGTATTTGCCGTCCACACGGCTCAGCCGGCAGGCCCCAACCGGACCCAAAAAAGGAATCTTGCTGATAGCCAAAGCGGCACTGGAGGCAATCATCGCCAAGACATCCGGGTCATAAAGAGGATCCGCACTGAGAACTGTTGCAATAATCTGAACCTCATTGAAATACCCGTCCGGAAAAAGAGGTCGGATGGGTCGGTCAATCATCCGGGCGGTCAGGATTTCCTTCGTCGTAGGTCTTCCCTCTCTTTTGATGAATCCCCCCGGAAACCGGCCGGCTGCACTGTATTTTTCCCGATACTCCACATTCAAAGGAAAATAGTCAATATCCTCCGAACGCTGTTCCGCTGAAACAACGGTAGATAAAACCATTGTTTGACCAATTTGGGCAACCACTGCTCCATGAGCTTGGCGGGCGATTTGCCCGGTCTCCAGCGAGAGCATCTTCCCGCCAATCATTTTTTCGACTCGATGTATTGAGAACATTCGGTTTATCCTAACAAATACCCAACTTTTTCTTGTCTATCTACAAACTCCACTTTCTCAAAAGGACAAAACTAACATGCCCAAATGAGGTATTTAAAGGAATAGGGCCCTACTTTCGGAGCCCCAGACGGGAAATGATCGTGCGATACCGGTTGATATCCTTGTTCCGAATATATTTGAGCAAGGAAGACCGTGTTCCAACCATTTTCAAAAGCCCTCGCCGTGACGAGTGGTCTTTGGGATGATTTTTCAGGTGTTCAGTAAGTTCGTTAATCCGGCCTGTCAAAATGGCAATTTGCACTTCCGGTGAACCTGTGTCTTTCTCGTTTGTCTTGTAATCCGAGATAATTTTTCCCTTCATTTCCTTTGTCAACATCTTTGTCTTTGCCTTTCCACGCCGACACAGAGCCCCAATGGCCCCTTAAGTCTTTTCTTTTACATATCTTACACACATTTTTTCTTTTTTCTCGGTTCGTCATTATAGCAGATTGGATACAATTATCAACCGTTTTTTCGCAAAGAGATAATTTTAGAGAGGAACTTCTATCCGTAAAAAGAGCTGCTATAATCGGCAATATGCTGATTCATTACTGGGATGGAAACAATACAAATGAATTGGGGGTAATGAGCCGTCAGGAAGTCCGGGCTTTCGACCGCTGGGCTATTGAACAAATGCATATCCCCGGAGCCGTCCTGATGGAAAATGCCGGTCGAGGCGTTGCAGAATGCCTGCTGAGAAACCTGCAGAAAAAACCTCCATCCCGTGTCGTAATTTTTTGCGGGTCGGGCAACAACGGCGGAGATGGTTTCGTTATCGCCCGTCATCTGGCCAATTCGGGCGTAATAACCTCCGTAATTCTTTGCGGCCG of Anaerohalosphaeraceae bacterium contains these proteins:
- a CDS encoding sigma-54 dependent transcriptional regulator, with product MGKKPVILVADEERQHVEVLEELFLDSIQVLWVQTTRQALDALQNEGLCLVICDLNLNGGTDGFVLLEAVKVRRAAVPVVITSSSPTIETCKQAMRRGAWDYLAKPVPPEQLRTLVEQAVPGILQTKVVDDFVFPGVHSRSPLMQSVYRILRRVAPTDLSVLIEGESGTGKELTARALHENSRRKDGPFCPINCAGLAETLLESELFGHVKGAFTGATGDRKGLFQIADGGTLFLDEIGDMPLPMQAKLLRVLEDGIICPVGASHSIVVDVRVISATNHDLAALVEQKKFRQDLYFRIKEAAVTLPPLRKRPQDIPELFGYFLKEACEDTGRDIHLITEPAMRALMAYSWPGNIRQLRNVVRTMVVMCEKDILDLQDLPPEISRLKQLEAPSPTSYTDEGGLVELDKKEKEPIVLNAFSAGAAEGGDSFFREMAGKSLEEVEREHIRRTLEMTGHNRAEAARILKIGERTLYRKIKEYNL
- the pnp gene encoding polyribonucleotide nucleotidyltransferase; this encodes MFSIHRVEKMIGGKMLSLETGQIARQAHGAVVAQIGQTMVLSTVVSAEQRSEDIDYFPLNVEYREKYSAAGRFPGGFIKREGRPTTKEILTARMIDRPIRPLFPDGYFNEVQIIATVLSADPLYDPDVLAMIASSAALAISKIPFLGPVGACRLSRVDGKYIFFPTYDEREKSDFNLVLAGRREAVNMIEVDAKQIPEEQAADAIAQAHQVVRQVCDLIDELAARCGQEKEMTVSELDPQLVAEITEKTSTAYRQAYQIHGKSERKLALEQIAEQIVAEYVVPENAEPRATLRDVKRILEKVQRTEVRKLLLEGKRPDGRRFTELRPISCQVGLLPRSHGSALFTRGETQALVTCTLGTGRDEQTIDGLTEEYAQSFMLHYNFPPFCVGEVRPVRGPSRREIGHGALAEKALEQVKPKEEDFPYTIKIVSDITESNGSSSMASVCGGTLALMDAGVPILKPVAGISIGLVTEGSRYELLTDIIGDEDHYGDMDFKIAGTDTGITAIQLDIKAEGLPHEIMVAAMERARQARLQILEIMKQTIEKPRPALSPYAPKIITIKIDPEYIGKVIGPSGKMVKSIQEQTGSLIEIEEDGTISISCVGGDGHLVARDIIEAMTTPPQVGRIYRNAKVVAAKDFGVFVEITPGVEGLCHISELSDGYVKNVQDVCKVGDTIDVKLISIDEQGRFKLSRKAVLQEKGISEKK
- the rpsO gene encoding 30S ribosomal protein S15, which gives rise to MLTKEMKGKIISDYKTNEKDTGSPEVQIAILTGRINELTEHLKNHPKDHSSRRGLLKMVGTRSSLLKYIRNKDINRYRTIISRLGLRK